In the genome of Ureibacillus sp. FSL W7-1570, the window TACACAGAATGCCCATAAACCATTAGATAAGTGCAATGTAGCTGCAAGGATACCCACAATGTAGAATCCTAACATCCAAGGATTTGCAACGATTTCTTCCATCATATTGAAGTTTACTTCTGCACCTAAAGCTTTTTGGATGCGTGTTTGGAAAATGTGCCAAGCAATGAAGATTACTAGAAACACGCCAGTAATTCGTTGCAATAAGAACATCCAGTTACGGAATGTACTGAAGCGCTTGTTGTTTGGTGTTGCTGTAAAGGCGATAAAAATTCCATATAAACCATGGAATAAGATCGGAATGTAAATCACAATCCATTCAATAACGATTAGTAGAGGAACTTTGTCCATTCCTGCTACAAAATTGTTGTAAGCTTCTTCTCCTCTTGTTGCTGTAAAGTTTGCACTTAAGTGGAAGATCAAGAATAGCCCTACAGGAATAACACCAAGTAAAGAATGTAGTCGGCGCCAGTAAAACTCATTTTTTGCCAAGACTGATACCCCCTTAAATGATAAAAATAAGTAGTCAATAAGTCGTCACAAATTGTAAACGCTTTATGCATTGACTGTATTACTCATAATGGTACAATATTATGACAAGTTCATTGTACCCCCATGAACTATTACCGTCAAGGTTCGTTGCGAATATTTATCTAAGTAAAAATTTTTCAAAATTTTCTATAAAATTGACTGTTTTTCTCTAAAGTGACATTTTTCTCTATTTTTCGATATTTCAATAATCTCACAAAAAAAGAAAAAAATGTGTAGAAAGAGGTTCTTGGTATATGACAGCAACTAGAGACACATTCCCTTATTTCGGTTACGAACTGATCAGGGATTATTTATTGCCATCCATCCTGGGAAAACATGAAAAAGATATTCTTTATTGGGCAGGCAAAGATTTGGCCCGCAAATTCCCGTGCACCGATATCCCTTTGATCATTTCCTTCTTTAAAGATGCGGGATGGGGCGACCTCACCCTTGAAAAAGAAACGAAAGACGGATTCGTTTTCCGCTTAACGAATGATCCGGAGCAGTTAAAGATCAAAGAGCGGAATTTCCGCTTGGAAGCCGGCTTTATCGCTGAACAGATCCAAAATTTCAAAGGCTTTTTGACGGAATGCTTTGAAGAAAAAAAGGAAAACCAGCATCAAGTTTTCTTTACTGTAAAAATGGATTTGAAAGAAAAAACGAAAGAGTGAGGGGCAATTTCGCCCCCCTTTTTTATTTCACACCAATTCCTCGGCAAGGCCGAACTCTTCATGCAATGCGTTGGCGGCGCGGATCATATCATCCTGAGGCACAACAACGGAAACTTTGATCTCGGAAGTGGAAACCATTTTCACAGGTATATTTTCTTTGCATAAACGGGCAAACATTCTTGCAGCCACCCCCGGATTGGAAACCATGCCCGAACCGACGATGGACACTTTTGCCAAACCGACTTCGAAATCCGCAAATTGGAAGCCGAGTTCTTCTTTATGATCTTCAAGAACTTTCACCGCATTCGCCAAATCTTCTTTTGCAATTGAAAAAGAGATTGTCGGCTTCACTTCGCTCATAACGGACTGAACGATTATGTCCACATTCACATGATGTTTCGCCAGTGTATTGAACAAATTCGCAAGGGAAGATTTTTCCAAAGATTCATAGCCGACTGTAAAACGGATGATGTCAGTCTCATATGCAACGCCACGAACGATTAAATTTTTCTCCATTTCGATCTCTCCCTTAATCAATGTACCTCGGACATTTTTTGTACTCGAGCGGACAACGATTGGTATCTCAAATTTTTTTGCCAACTCCACTGCTCTCGGGTGAACGACTTTGGAACCCAAATAAGACAGTTCCAACATCTCATCATATGTGATGTCTATCAGTTTGCGTGCCCGCTGAATGGTGCTTGGATCTCCTGTATACACTCCGTCAAGTTCCGTATAAATTTCAACCCGATCTGCACCGATGCTTTTTGCCACCGCTACCGCAGTTGTATCTGATCCTCCATCGCCAAGCAAGGTGATGTCATTTTCCTCATCGACCCCTTGTCCACCTGCTACAACCACAATTTCACCTTTTTTGAACCGTTCGATGATGACATCCCCGTTAAGTTCTTCGATTCGGGCATGTCCTGCCGTTTTTTTCGTTGTTCGCACCCCAAGTTGCCAACCATTGAGGGAATGGGCTCTAAACCCCCTTTTTTGAATGGCGATGGACAACAAGCTGGCGGCGATTTGGGCATTTGTGGAATGGATGGCATCCAATTCCCTTTCCGTTGGGGAATCGGATAATGAAAAGGCGATTTTTTCCAAACTGCCGTTGATCAATTCCGTTGAAGGGACCACCGCCACCACATTGCGGCCAAATTTTTTTTCTTCAATCAGCCTTTTTGCTGTTTCTCCAATTTGTTCAGGCGTAGACAAATTCTTTTCATTCAATTTCACTACAATGTTAATCATCGCTACACTCCCCTTAATTTCACTAGCCAAGCGAAGTTCCAATGTTTCTATGACGAAAGAAAAAAGCAACTCTTCACAAGGGTGGTGAAAAGCTGCCTCAATTCCCCTTTTTGAGATAGCTCCTCAGAACCATCAGGATTCTGACTGTCAAATATTGCTTTGATAAAAACAGATTCAACCGGAACGTACAATTCCATAGCACCTCGGAAATCCTGCTTCTCCTGCCGGTTGCCCATGAAGCTCCCATTACTATCTGAACATTTCAACTTTTCAAACTTACAATATCATACAGTTATTGCTTTGACAATGTGTCTCCATGGAAATGTTGATAGATGGATTCCGCAACCGCTTTGGGCATCTTTGCTTCCATCAATTCTTCAACAGATGCTTCTTTGATTTTTTTCACGGAGCCGAAATGATGCAATAATTGCTTTTTCCGCTTTGGACCCACGCCTTCGATTTCGTCGAGAACCGAGCGGAAAGCGTTCGTTTGATGCTGCTGTCTTAAAAACGTGATGGCGAAGCGGTGGACTTCATCCTGTATGCGCTGAAGCAAGTAAAAGGCGTCGCTCGTTTTTTTCAAAGGAATGGAAACGGGCGGATCCCCGAATAAGAGCTCTGAAGTGCGATGCTTATCATCCTTTGCAAGACCGGCGATGGGAATGGACAATCCCAGTTCATCTTCCAACACTTCCCGGGCAACCTCCATCTGCCCTTTTCCACCGTCGATGATGATCAAATCCGGAAGCGGCAAATGATCCCTCAATACACGGGTGTAACGCCTGCGGATGACTTCCTGCATTGCGCCATAGTCGTCATGTTTTGCAGCTTCCCTCAATTTATATTTGCGGTATTCTTTCTTTGCCGGCTTTCCATCAATAAATACGACCATTGCGCTGACCGGATCCGCACCATACAGATGACTGTTGTCAAAAGCTTCGATGCGATATGGGGTTGCAATATTGAGCGCTTCGCCCAATTGTTGGCAGGCGCCGATGGTACGTTCTTCCTGCCGCTCGATCAATTGGAATTTTTCCTGGATGGCAAGTGTCGCGTTCTTGTTTGCCAGCTCCACCAACTCTTTTTTTTGGCCCCGTTTTGGCACTATGACTTTCACATGTAATAATTCTTCCAAAATCGCTTTATCAATATGATCCGGTATTAAAATTTCCTTCGGCTTGATGTGTTCCGTATCATAAAAACGGCCGACATAGGTTAAAAATTCCTCTTCCGGATCCCGGTATATCGGGAATAGCGATACATCCCGCTCAATCAGCTTGCCTTGGCGGACGAAAAAGACTTGCACGCACATCCAGCCTTTATCGACGGCATAACCAAATACGTCGCGGTTGGTTTGATCGCCTGACACAATTTTCTGTTTTTCCATGACCGCTTCGATATTTTGGATTTGGTCCCGATATTCTTTCGCCCGTTCAAATTCAAGCTTTTCCGCAGCCTCCACCATCTTTTTCTCCAATTCTTTTTTCACTTCTTCATGGCCGCCATTCAAAAATCGCACAATTTCATTGGTCATCTCTTCATAAATTTTCGGATCAATCTCTTTGACACATGGAGCCAAACATTGTCCCATATGATAATACAAGCAAACCCGGTCCGGCATGCGGTTGCATTTTCTCAATGGATAGATGCGGTTGAGCAGTTTCTTTGTTTCATTTGCCGCAGATACATTTGGATATGGCCCAAAATATTTTGCTTTGTCTTTTTTGACTTTTCTCGTCGTAATGATTCGCGGATATTTTTCATTCGTAATTTTTATGTAAGGATAACTTTTATCATCCTTCAGCATCACGTTATATTTCGGGTCATATTGTTTGATCAAGTTGAGTTCCAAAATCAAAGCCTCCAAATCACTGGAGGTCACGATATATTCAAAATCCTCTATTTCACTTACCAAAAGCTGCGTTTTTCCGTCGTGGGAGCCGGTAAAATAGGAACGGACCCTGTTTTTTAAAATTTTTGCTTTTCCTACATATATCACCGTTCCCTGCCTGTCTTTCATCAAATAGCATCCGGGCAGCTCCGGCAAAAGCGCCAGTTTATTTTGAATTGTTTCATTCATGAAGTATCACCCTGCATTTTATCAACCTGCTTACTAACTATATTATATGGATATATGTATGCAAAAAGCGAGAAGTTTTCTCTGCGGAAACTGTGAGTATAAAAAAAGAGCACATATCCATGTGCTCTTTAAGAACATTATTTATTGTTATTGATGAACTCAACCAAAGCTTCTTTTGGCTGGAATCCAACTGTTTTAGCAACCAATTGGCCATCTTTGAATAATAATAATGATGGAATGGACATGATTTGGTATTCTGCAGCTGTTGCCGGATTATTGTCCACATCGACTTTTACGATTTTCACTTCAGAGCCCATTTCAGCATCAAGTTCTTCCAAAACTGGAGCAATCATTTTGCAAGGTCCGCACCAAGTTGCCCAGAAATCCACCAATACCAAGCCGGAAGAAATTTCTTGTGCGAAGTTTTGATCAGTAGCATGTACAATTGCCATTTAAAATGCCTCCTTAATGTAACATCTTTATGTAGTATAGCATGTCAAAAATTCAAAGTGTAGTAAAGAGTTTCAAGAACTTGAAACTCTTAGTTGCAAATGCAAATTTTCTTAATTTCATAACAAAGTTGTCCATTGATGATTTTTATCATACAACAAAAAACAACCACATCTCAAACAATTGAGATGTGGCGATACAGGAACTTACCGTTTCCCGGGATTATGAATTCACTTTCAATGCTTTCACTTCTTCAATTAATAAAGGAACCACTTCAAACAAGTCTCCGACAATTCCGTAATCTGCCACTTTGAAGATATTAGCTTCCGGATCTTTGTTGATGGCAACAATGACTTTGGAGTTGGACATACCAGCCAAGTGCTGGATTGCGCCGGAAATACCGCAAGCAATATATAAATCCGGTGTCACCACTTTACCTGTTTGTCCAATTTGCATCGCGTAATCGCAATATCCTGCGTCACAAGCACCGCGGGAAGCTCCGACAGCACCGCCCAACAAGTCCGCAAGTTCTTTCAATGGTTTGAATCCTTCCGCAGATTTTACACCGCGGCCGCCTGAAACGATGACTTTCGCCTCAGTCAAATCCACTCCTGTTGTTGCATTGCGGACAACTTCTTTTACGATTGTGCGCAAGTTTTTGATATCAACAGAAAGGGACTCAACATTTCCTGTGCGGCCCGCATCTTTTTCGAGTGGCGCGATATTGTTAGGACGAACTGTGACGAATACAAGTCCTTCTTTGATTTTTACTTTTTCAAAGGCTTTTCCGGAGTAAATCGGACGGACGAACAACGCATCATCGCCGGCCCCTTCAATTACAGTCACATCGGAAATTAATGCTGATTGAAGGCGGGAAGCCACTTTTGGCGCCAAGTCTTTTCCTAAAGCCGTGTGTCCGATGACGATTCCTTCCGGTTTTTCTTGTTCAATAATGGCAAGCAATCCTTGGCTGAAACCGTCTGAAGTGTATGTTTTCAAATGAGGATGCTCTACAACGATTACCCGGTCAGCACCGTATGCGATCAATTCATTTGCAAGATCTGTCACCTGGTGGCCTAATAGGGCGCCAACCACTTCGCCGCCATCCGCAATTTGTTTCGCTGCTGCGATTGCTTCAAAAGAAACGTTGCGCAGTGCCCCGTCACGAACTTCACCTAATACTAATATTTTCTTTGACATTGTACTCCCTCCATTACTGTACGAATCGATTTATTCTATGACGCTTCATTTCTTCGGATCATTTAATAGTTGTTAAATCACTTTTGCTTCTGAATGAAGTAAGTTTACTAATTCTTTCACTTGGTCTTTTAGTTCGCCCTGCAAAATGCGGCCGGCGGATTTTTGCGGAGGCAAGAATACTTCCACTGTCTCGATTTTTGTTTCCACATCATCTTCATCAATGTCCAAATCGTCCAATTCCAACTCTTCAAGCGGTTTTTTCTTCGCTTTCATGATACCAGGCAAAGAAGGATATCTTGGTTCATTCAACCCTTGTTGTGCCGTCACTAATAGAGGAAGGCTCGTTTCAATGATTTCGGAATCCCCTTCAACGTCACGGACGATTTTCACGTTTTCTCCGTCAATTTCCAATTTTGTAATCGTTGTCACGTAATTGATGCCAAGCAAATCCGCAACTCTCGGACCTGTTTGACCGGAACCGCCATCAATTGCCACATTTCCGGCCAAAATCAAGTCAGGCTCTTTATCTTTTAAATATTCTGCGAGAATATAAGCCGCACCGCTATGGTCCAGCTCTTCCACATCATCCTCCGTGTTGATTAAAACCGCTTCATCCGCTCCCATCGCAAGGGCTGTACGCAGTTGTTTTTCCGCTTCCTCATTGCCGATGGAAATCACAGTCACTTTTCCGCCGTGCTGATCTCTCACTTGAATCGCTTCTTCAATGGCATATTCATCATATGGGTTGATAATGAATTCAGCACCATCTTCCTGGATTTTTCCATCCTGAATTACGATTTTTTCTTCTGTATCGAAAGTGCGTTTCATTAATACGAAAATATTCATGTATAAAACCTCCTAATAAGTCGATTATTTTCCACTGAATGTTGGTTGGCGTTTTTCAATGAATGCTTGAATGCCTTCTTTTGCGTCTTCTGATTGGAAGACAACCCCGAATTGTTCCGCCTCCGCTTTGAGGCCGTCATCAAAAGAGGCTCTATTGAACTGCAATGCATGAATGGCGGATTTCAATGATACCGGGCTCTTTTTGGCAATCTTTTTCGCCAATTCCAAAGCTTTCGGCAACAGCTCTTCCTGCGGTACCGCTTTGTTGGCAAGTCCCCATTGTACAGCTTCCACTCCTGAAATCGGCTCTCCGGTAAAAATCATTTCCGCCGCTTTTGCAGCTCCAACATAACGCGGCAGTCTTTGAGTTCCGCCAAATCCAGGAATAATGCCAAGGTTCAGTTCAGGAAGACCCAACTTCGCATCTTCGGCAACATAGCGGATATGGCAGCTCATCGCAAGTTCCAGTCCGCCGCCTAAAGCAGCCCCATGAATTGCCGCAATCACCGGTTTCGGGAAAGATTCTAGGCGATTGAACACCCCTTGTCCATTTTCGGCAAGTTTTACTGCCTGGTCAGGGGAAGATAACTCTGTAAATTCTTTAATATCAGCTCCCGCCGAGAAGAAACGCCCTTCGCCATGAAGCAAAACGGCGCGTACATCGTCATTTTGCTCAATTTCATTCAACAATTCGTCCAATTCACGAATCAATTGTTGTGCAAGCGCATTTGCGGGTGGGCGATTAATCGTTACAATCGCTACTCCGTCTTCTGCTTTCCAGCTTAGAAATTCCATGGTGACACTCCTTTATTTATTTTTTATTCCATTCAACAACAAATGCTTAACTTTTGATGCATTATCCAAGAGGTTGTATCTAAATTCATTCATCACCCAGGATGTGATGGTTTCATCAATGGTACCGAATACCATTTGCCTTGCCACTCTCACATCCATCGCCGAATTGAACTCGCCATTCATCATGCCTTCTATCAATATATTATCGAGAAGGTTCAAATATTCTTTTAAAATGGCATTAATTTTTAATCTTAGTTCCTTATTCGACTGGCGCAATTCCAATTGGGTGACTGTGGCAAGATGATGATCATTGGCTAGGACGTTGAAATGGTTATCTATCATTTTTGACAGTTTTTCAGTAGCGCTGGATTCCGTTTTTATGATGTCTTTCAAATTATCAATAAAAACGCTCATTTTCTCTTTAAACAGAGAAATCAAAATATCCTCTTTATTTTTGAAATACAGGTAAATAGTCCCGTCTGCGACACCAGCTTGTTTCGCAATTTTCGAAATTTGCGTTTGATGGTAACCATTTTCGGCAATTGCAATAACCGCAGCATCAATGATTTGCATATATTTCGGTTTATCTCGGTTCATGAAGTTCACCACCAAAAAAATATGAAAATATGAATGATTATTCATTCATATTTTCATATTATAATTTCATGAACTTTCTGTCAATAAAAATTAATTTGCCTGAAGCTCTTTTGCCTGTTGTTTTTTCTTCTCCTCTTCAACCAATGTCCGTCTTAAAATCTTGCCCACCGCAGTTTTCGGCAGGGAATCCCTGAATTCATAAATGCGCGGCACTTTATAGGCGGCTAAGTTTTGACGGCAATGTTTATTTAATTCATCTTTCGACACCGTTTTTCCTTCTTTTAATACAATATATGCTTTCACCGTTTCTCCCCTGTACGGATCCGGCACCCCTACAACAACACATTCCTGAACAGCTTCATGTTCATATAATACTTCTTCCACTTCCCGTGGATAAATGTTATATCCGCCCGCAATAATGATGTCTTTTTTGCGGTCCACTACATAGAAGAAACCTTCTTCATCCATATAGCCCAAATCCCCCGTCAAGAACCAACCGTCTGCGAAAGACTTTGCGGTTTCTTCCGGACGTTTCCAATAGCCTTTCATGACTTGCGGACCCCGAATTGCGATTTCCCCTATTTCCCCCGGCGGCAAAATTTTGTTTTCTTCCGGGTTCATGATCACCGCATCCGTGTCCGGCCAAGGTACGCCGATGGATCCAACCACCCGTTTATCCCAAATAAAGTTTGCATGGGTCACCGGTGATGTTTCTGTCAAACCGTATCCTTCGACAAGTTTTCCGCCCGTCACTTCTTCAAACTTTTCCTGCACTTCCACAGGTAGAGGAGCAGAACCGCTGATACATGCGTTAATGGAAGATAAGTCGTATTTTTTCAGATCCGGATGGTTTAACAGCCCGATATACATCGTCGGAGCTCCCGGGAATAGGGTAGGTTTTTGCTTATCAATGGTTTTTAATACTTGCTCGACATCAAATTTCGGAAGCAGGACCATCTTGTTTCCTTTCATGATGGTCAAAATCAGCACCGTCGTCATACCATAAACATGGAAAAACGGAAGCAATCCCAGTACCGTTTCTTTCCCTTCTTCACATTTGTATAGCCATGCGTCACACATCATTGCATTGGCAATCAAGTTTTTATGGGTCAACATAACCCCTTTTGGCACACCGGTCGTTCCACCGGTATATTGAAGAAGCGCCAAATCCTCCTCAAAATCGAAAGGCACATCGATCGGAGCCGGTTCTTCAATTCGCATGATTTCAGTAAATAAGTGCGTATGTCCTTGATGCTCCACTTTGACGCTGAACCCATATTGTTTCTTTTGAATGAACGGATAGACAAGATTTTTCGGAAAAGGTAGGTAATCCTTGATACCGGTAGTGATAACGTTTTCAATTTTGGTCTGATTTTTCACTTTCATGATTCTCGGATATAAAATATCCAATGCCAAAATCACTTTCGCTTCCGAATCCTGCATCTGATATTCCAATTCCCTTTCCGTATAAAGCGGATTCGTTTGAACAACAATTCCCCCTGCATATAAGACGCCATAATAGCCAATCACCGCTTGCGGACAGTTCGGCAACATAATTGCCACCCGGTCTCCCTTTTCAACCCCTATCGAACGCAGGTAGTTGGCGAATTTTAGTGCCGATTCATACAGTTCCTGATAATCCAATTCCCTTCCCATAAAATGGATTGCAACTTTTTTTGGATTTTTTTCGTAGGCCCGCGTCAGAAATGTTTGAACGGGAATTTCTTCATACTCCAATGTATGTGGTATATCAGCAGGATAATGTTTAAGCCACACTTTGTCAGACATCGACACATCCCCCTTCGTGGAAAAGTGAAAATTTTCTTACAATTGTTATACTTATTATAATGGAAAAAGATTCTTCTTTCAAACTATTTTTTTGAAATTATAAACTTTTTCTCATTTATTCTACTATTTTCTTTTTTATTCAATAATTTTAATAACATTTTCTATGTTGAATATTGTCGAAAAATAAACCGTTTTATTATTCTTATATAATAAATGCATGCATAAAAACAGCAAAAAAATAGTAGAAACGCAGAACAGCGTTTCTACCAGAATTAGAAATTTAATAACAATCATTATAAAGAAATTAAATAATAAATTCCTATGATGACAAAAATGACGGCTACGGCAATGAGTATTTTTGCTAGTTTTTCCATTGGAACCTCCCTAAATGATGCTGGCGCCGATGACAAAGGAAAGACCAAGCGAAATGGTGAACGAAATCAATCCGACAGACCGGTTATCTTCTTCAATTTCCTTGTCCACATTGAATTGGGGGGTCAAAAATTCAAATAGAAAATAGGCGATGATCAACAGAACAAACCCATATAACCCCCAACCGATCATTTCAAAAAATGTGTTATGTCTCTCAATCGAATATCGGAAAATATTGCATACCCCCAGAATTTTTCCTCCGGTTGCAAGGGCGACTGCAATATTTCCCTTCTTGATTTCTTCCCAGTTTTTATATTTCGTCACTACTTCAAACAACACCATAGCGACCACCAAACATAATACGACAACACTGAAATAACCGGCCGTTTCAATTAAAGGATGCCGCCAAAAATTTGAACCCACATTCACCATCCCCCTTATTTTAATTCAACGATTGTGACTCCCAAGCCACCTTCGCCAGCTTCTCCATATCGGAATGAACGCACCCGTTTATGTTTTTTCAAATATTCGTGTATCCCTTGGCGCAGAGCCCCTGTCCCTTTTCCATGAATGATTGTGACACGGCTGTAGTTGGAGAGAAGGGCATCATCGAGATATTTTTCCGTTTTCAAGATGGCATCTTCCAACCGCTCACCGCGCAAGTCCAATTCCAATTTAACATGATTGCTCCGATTTTTCACTGTCGTCAGCGTCACCATTTGTTTTTCTTTCTCCGGCTTCACATATTCCAAATCCGATTCGTCGATTTTCATTTTTAACATGCCGATCTGCACCACCCACTCATGATCGGATGCCTTTTCGAGCAGCGTCCCTTTTTGGCCGAAACTCAACACTTTCACTTCATCGCCGGGCTGCAAGTTCTGAGCCCGTTCACGGATTCTTGCCTGTTTTTTCAATATTGGATTCTCTTCCGGCAGAGCCTCTTCCAACCGTTTTTTCGCTTCGATGAGCTCATGCTCTTTGATGGCATGGCTCGCATTTTGCTGCATTTCCCGCAATTCTTTGATGACTTTCTCCGCTTCTTTTTTGGCATCCTCTATGATTTTCCGCGCTTCCGCTTTCGCTTTTTCTTCCAGGCTTTCTTTCTTTTCATTCCATTCATTCAGCTTTTCTTCCAACTCTTTATGCAATACTTCCGCTTCTTCCAATATTTCATGCGCTTCCTCTGCTTCCTGTTCCGCGCGACGTCTGCTTTCTTCCAATGAAGCGATCATCGACTCCACTTCGCGGCGGTCGGTGCCTGTAAAAGACTTGGCCTGATTAATGATGGAATCCTTTAAGCCGAGCCGTTTCGAAATTTCAAAAGCGTTGGAACGTCCAGGGACGCCAATCAATAACCGATACGTAGGGCTGAGCGTCTCTACATCAAATTCGACACTTGCATTCATAACTCCTTTTCGGTTGTAGGCATAAGCTTTCAATTCCGGATAGTGGGTTGTTGCCATGACACGGGCGCCACGCCCCACCACTTCATCCAGGATGGAGATGGCAAGGGCTGCCCCTTCTTGCGGATCGGTTCCTGCACCCAATTCATCAAATAAGATTAACGAATGTTCATCAAAGTGATTTAAAATTTCCACAATGTTCACCATATGGGATGAAAACGTGGAAAGGGATTGTTCAATGGATTGTTCATCCCCAATATCCGCAAACACTTGACGGAATACGGAAAGTTCAGAACCATCGACGGCCGGTATCGGTAATCCCGCCTGCGCCATCAGCGTGCACAGTCCAACCGTTTTCAGAGTGACAGTTTTCCCGCCGGTGTTTGGTCCGGTAATCACAATGGCCGTGACATCCCGTCCAAATTCAATTGTATTTGGCACTGCCTTTTCAATCGGGATCAAAGGATGTCTCGCTTGTATCAAACGTATATATCCTTCATTATTCACAACCGGTTTCGCGCATTTGTTTTTTGTGCCGTATTTTGACTTTGCCAAAATGGCATCGATGTCCCCCAATATTTTGACAAGTTCAAACAGTTCATTCACCACTTCTTGGACTTTTGCCGTGAGCGCGAGCAGGATTTTTTCGATTTCCGCTTTTTCCCGAACCTTTAATCGCTGTATTTCATTATTGATTTGCACGACGGATTCCGGCTCGATAAACAATGTCTGGCCGGAAGAAGACTGATCATGGACAATGCCGCCATAGTGGCTTCGATATTCCTGTTTCACCGGGATGACATAACGGTCATTTCGGATCGTTACAATGGTATCGGAAAGCATTTTCGCGGCACCCGGTCCCCTCACCAGGCTATCCAGTTTTTGGCGCACTTTGGCTTCTTCGGAGCGCAGTTGCTGGCGGATGGATCTCAACTCC includes:
- a CDS encoding long-chain-fatty-acid--CoA ligase; its protein translation is MSDKVWLKHYPADIPHTLEYEEIPVQTFLTRAYEKNPKKVAIHFMGRELDYQELYESALKFANYLRSIGVEKGDRVAIMLPNCPQAVIGYYGVLYAGGIVVQTNPLYTERELEYQMQDSEAKVILALDILYPRIMKVKNQTKIENVITTGIKDYLPFPKNLVYPFIQKKQYGFSVKVEHQGHTHLFTEIMRIEEPAPIDVPFDFEEDLALLQYTGGTTGVPKGVMLTHKNLIANAMMCDAWLYKCEEGKETVLGLLPFFHVYGMTTVLILTIMKGNKMVLLPKFDVEQVLKTIDKQKPTLFPGAPTMYIGLLNHPDLKKYDLSSINACISGSAPLPVEVQEKFEEVTGGKLVEGYGLTETSPVTHANFIWDKRVVGSIGVPWPDTDAVIMNPEENKILPPGEIGEIAIRGPQVMKGYWKRPEETAKSFADGWFLTGDLGYMDEEGFFYVVDRKKDIIIAGGYNIYPREVEEVLYEHEAVQECVVVGVPDPYRGETVKAYIVLKEGKTVSKDELNKHCRQNLAAYKVPRIYEFRDSLPKTAVGKILRRTLVEEEKKKQQAKELQAN
- a CDS encoding DUF350 domain-containing protein translates to MVNVGSNFWRHPLIETAGYFSVVVLCLVVAMVLFEVVTKYKNWEEIKKGNIAVALATGGKILGVCNIFRYSIERHNTFFEMIGWGLYGFVLLIIAYFLFEFLTPQFNVDKEIEEDNRSVGLISFTISLGLSFVIGASII
- a CDS encoding endonuclease MutS2; this translates as MIAERALKTLEFDKVRAQVAEFCTSSLGRRQIEQLVPQTDYEKVAELLEEMDEGLAVLRVKGHVPMGGIFDIRPHLKRAQIGAMLSAMELMEISSTIRASRILRNFIEDIENDGDIQIPHFIERKNQMPVLTALQHEIDDCIDENGAVLDSASAELRSIRQQLRSEEAKVRQKLDSLVRGPGAAKMLSDTIVTIRNDRYVIPVKQEYRSHYGGIVHDQSSSGQTLFIEPESVVQINNEIQRLKVREKAEIEKILLALTAKVQEVVNELFELVKILGDIDAILAKSKYGTKNKCAKPVVNNEGYIRLIQARHPLIPIEKAVPNTIEFGRDVTAIVITGPNTGGKTVTLKTVGLCTLMAQAGLPIPAVDGSELSVFRQVFADIGDEQSIEQSLSTFSSHMVNIVEILNHFDEHSLILFDELGAGTDPQEGAALAISILDEVVGRGARVMATTHYPELKAYAYNRKGVMNASVEFDVETLSPTYRLLIGVPGRSNAFEISKRLGLKDSIINQAKSFTGTDRREVESMIASLEESRRRAEQEAEEAHEILEEAEVLHKELEEKLNEWNEKKESLEEKAKAEARKIIEDAKKEAEKVIKELREMQQNASHAIKEHELIEAKKRLEEALPEENPILKKQARIRERAQNLQPGDEVKVLSFGQKGTLLEKASDHEWVVQIGMLKMKIDESDLEYVKPEKEKQMVTLTTVKNRSNHVKLELDLRGERLEDAILKTEKYLDDALLSNYSRVTIIHGKGTGALRQGIHEYLKKHKRVRSFRYGEAGEGGLGVTIVELK